From a region of the Poecile atricapillus isolate bPoeAtr1 chromosome 16, bPoeAtr1.hap1, whole genome shotgun sequence genome:
- the SLC25A1 gene encoding tricarboxylate transport protein, mitochondrial isoform X1: MPVPAAPRSLAAAAPAGKAKLTHPGKAILAGGLAGGIEICITFPTEYVKTQLQLDEKANPPRYKGIGDCVKQTVRDHGIRGLYRGLSSLLYGSIPKAAVRFGMFEFLSNQMRDEQGRLDSTRGLICGLGAGVAEAVAVVCPMETVKVKFIHDQTSPNPKYRGFFHGVREIVREQGLKGTYQGLTATILKQGSNQAIRFFVMTSLKNWYKGDNPNKAMNPFVTGVFGALAGAASVFGNTPLDVVKTRMQGLEAHKYKNTWDCAYQIMKHEGPLAFYKGTVPRLGRVCLDVAIVFIIYDEVVKFLNKVWKTD; this comes from the exons GTGGCCTGGCTGGAGGGATCGAGATCTGCATCACATTCCCTACCGAGTATGTAAAgacacagctgcagctggatgAGAAGGCAAACCCTCCCCGCTACAAGGGCATTG GGGACTGTGTGAAGCAGACTGTCCGTGACCATGGCATCCGGGGGCTGTACCGGGGGCTCAGCTCGCTGCTGTACGGCTCCATCCCCAAGGCTGCCGTCAG GTTTGGGATGTTCGAGTTCCTCAGCAACCAGATGAGAGACGAGCAGGGGCGGCTGGACAGCACGAGGGGCCTCATCTGCGGGCTGGGGGCTGGTGTGGCTGAGGCTGTGGCCGTGGTCTGCCCCATGGAGACTGTGAAG GTGAAGTTTATCCATGACCAGACCTCTCCCAACCCCAAATACCGTGGTTTCTTCCATGGCGTCCGGGAGATTGTTCGGGAACAGG GACTGAAGGGGACTTACCAAGGTTTAACAGCGACCATTCTCAAGCAAGGATCAAACCAAGCCATCCGCTTCTTTGTCATGACCTCCCTCAAGAACTGGTACAAAG GGGACAATCCCAACAAGGCCATGAACCCCTTCGTAACAGGGGTGTTTGGAGCCCTTGCTGGAGCTGCGAGTGTCTTCGGCAACACCCCCTTGGATGTGGTGAAGACCAGAATGCAG GGGCTGGAAGCGCACAAGTACAAGAACACCTGGGACTGCGCCTACCAGATCATGAAACATGAAGGGCCCCTGGC GTTTTACAAGGGTACAGTGCCTCGCTTGGGCCGTGTGTGTCTTGACGTGGCTATCGTCTTCATCATCTACGATGAAGTGGTCAAATTCCTCAACAAGGTGTGGAAAACGGACTGA
- the SLC25A1 gene encoding tricarboxylate transport protein, mitochondrial isoform X2, whose amino-acid sequence MFEFLSNQMRDEQGRLDSTRGLICGLGAGVAEAVAVVCPMETVKVKFIHDQTSPNPKYRGFFHGVREIVREQGLKGTYQGLTATILKQGSNQAIRFFVMTSLKNWYKGDNPNKAMNPFVTGVFGALAGAASVFGNTPLDVVKTRMQGLEAHKYKNTWDCAYQIMKHEGPLAFYKGTVPRLGRVCLDVAIVFIIYDEVVKFLNKVWKTD is encoded by the exons ATGTTCGAGTTCCTCAGCAACCAGATGAGAGACGAGCAGGGGCGGCTGGACAGCACGAGGGGCCTCATCTGCGGGCTGGGGGCTGGTGTGGCTGAGGCTGTGGCCGTGGTCTGCCCCATGGAGACTGTGAAG GTGAAGTTTATCCATGACCAGACCTCTCCCAACCCCAAATACCGTGGTTTCTTCCATGGCGTCCGGGAGATTGTTCGGGAACAGG GACTGAAGGGGACTTACCAAGGTTTAACAGCGACCATTCTCAAGCAAGGATCAAACCAAGCCATCCGCTTCTTTGTCATGACCTCCCTCAAGAACTGGTACAAAG GGGACAATCCCAACAAGGCCATGAACCCCTTCGTAACAGGGGTGTTTGGAGCCCTTGCTGGAGCTGCGAGTGTCTTCGGCAACACCCCCTTGGATGTGGTGAAGACCAGAATGCAG GGGCTGGAAGCGCACAAGTACAAGAACACCTGGGACTGCGCCTACCAGATCATGAAACATGAAGGGCCCCTGGC GTTTTACAAGGGTACAGTGCCTCGCTTGGGCCGTGTGTGTCTTGACGTGGCTATCGTCTTCATCATCTACGATGAAGTGGTCAAATTCCTCAACAAGGTGTGGAAAACGGACTGA
- the LOC131585215 gene encoding somatomedin-B and thrombospondin type-1 domain-containing protein-like isoform X7 has protein sequence MRGPLLWAGWLLATGCLVGATGSCRQRCCPGRNNACWAPGARRARCYCDSYCQRTGDCCQDYLAMCRRAAVGCAVGPWGPWSGCSSPCGVGSRARSRQVTVPPRHGGDPCPDLKQRRGCLGQHPACGTAKEVAKILPSSFSQDFRDPWRRAGLPLPEEPSGSPLPSYCGYFRLTQVGPPCRGRAWSRRLHRDKQVCVECRGNLPHHCTGHGLQGARSFWVAASVVGCQGSWVQEGLQEGCVCSPPALMFV, from the exons ATGCGGGGCCCGCTGCTCTGGGCGGGCTGGCTGCTGGCCACCGGCTGCCTGGTGGGTGCCACGGGCAGCTGCCGGCAGCGGTGCTGCCCCGGCAGGAACAACGCCTGCTGGGCCCCCGGTGCCCGCCGCGCTCGCTGCTACTGCGACTCGTACTGCCAGAGGACGGGGGACTGCTGCCAGGACTACCTGGCCATGTGCCGCCGTGCCG cagtgggctgtgctgtggggcCCTGGGGGCCGTGGAGCGGGTGCAGCTCCCCGTGCGGGGTTGGCAGCAGGGCCCGCAGCCGCCAGGTCACTGTGCCGCCCCGGCACGGAGGGGATCCCTGTCCTGACCTCAAGCAGCGCCGCGGCTGCCTGGGGCAGCACCCGGCCTGCGGCACGGCCAAAG AGGTAGCCAAGATactccccagctccttcagccagGACTTCAGAGATCCCTGGCGAAGAGCTGGGCTGCCACTGCCGGAGGAGCCCTCTGG ctcccccctccccagctaCTGCGGCTATTTCCGCCTGACACAGGTGGGACCCCCGTGCCGCGGGCGAGCCTGGAGCCGCCGGCTGCACCGGGACAAGCAGGTGTGTGTGGAATGCCGGGGGAATCTGCCTCACCACTGCACTGGACACGGGCTGCAAGGAGCCAG GTCATTTTGGGTGGCCGCTTCTGTGGTGGGGTGCCAGGGCTCGTGGGTGCAGGAGGGCCTGCAGGAGGGCTGTGTCTGCTCCCCACCAGCTCTCATGTTCGTGTAG
- the LOC131585215 gene encoding SCO-spondin-like isoform X5: protein MPLHWQGSGERGCWGHSALALPPLSRPPCCISRVRDTETLSFPSPPSLAAVGCAVGPWGPWSGCSSPCGVGSRARSRQVTVPPRHGGDPCPDLKQRRGCLGQHPACGTAKEVAKILPSSFSQDFRDPWRRAGLPLPEEPSGWDPRAAGEPGAAGCTGTSRCVWNAGGICLTTALDTGCKEPGHFGWPLLWWGARARGCRRACRRAVSAPHQLSCSCRIPLGRFAAHPWCQLPLFSIKYFAEEWKNPRYKD from the exons ATGCCCCTGCACTGGCAGGGGTCAGGGGAGAGGGGCTGCTGGGGTCACTCTGCCCTtgcccttcctcccctctcccgtcCCCCGTGCTGCATCTCCCGTGTTCGTGACACTGaaactctttcttttccctctcctccctccctggcagcagtgggctgtgctgtggggcCCTGGGGGCCGTGGAGCGGGTGCAGCTCCCCGTGCGGGGTTGGCAGCAGGGCCCGCAGCCGCCAGGTCACTGTGCCGCCCCGGCACGGAGGGGATCCCTGTCCTGACCTCAAGCAGCGCCGCGGCTGCCTGGGGCAGCACCCGGCCTGCGGCACGGCCAAAG AGGTAGCCAAGATactccccagctccttcagccagGACTTCAGAGATCCCTGGCGAAGAGCTGGGCTGCCACTGCCGGAGGAGCCCTCTGG GTGGGACCCCCGTGCCGCGGGCGAGCCTGGAGCCGCCGGCTGCACCGGGACAAGCAGGTGTGTGTGGAATGCCGGGGGAATCTGCCTCACCACTGCACTGGACACGGGCTGCAAGGAGCCAG GTCATTTTGGGTGGCCGCTTCTGTGGTGGGGTGCCAGGGCTCGTGGGTGCAGGAGGGCCTGCAGGAGGGCTGTGTCTGCTCCCCACCAGCTCTCATGTTCGTGTAGGATCCCCCTGGGAAG GTTTGCTGCTCACCCTTGGTGCCAGCTCCCTctattttccattaaatattttgctgaagAATGGAAAAACCCTCGTTATAAAGACTGA
- the LOC131585215 gene encoding somatomedin-B and thrombospondin type-1 domain-containing protein-like isoform X3: MPLHWQGSGERGCWGHSALALPPLSRPPCCISRVRDTETLSFPSPPSLAAVGCAVGPWGPWSGCSSPCGVGSRARSRQVTVPPRHGGDPCPDLKQRRGCLGQHPACGTAKGNVGCLLPSCVVIPVCCRPGVSLIIPVPLTAALLPEVAKILPSSFSQDFRDPWRRAGLPLPEEPSGYCGYFRLTQVGPPCRGRAWSRRLHRDKQVCVECRGNLPHHCTGHGLQGARSFWVAASVVGCQGSWVQEGLQEGCVCSPPALMFV, from the exons ATGCCCCTGCACTGGCAGGGGTCAGGGGAGAGGGGCTGCTGGGGTCACTCTGCCCTtgcccttcctcccctctcccgtcCCCCGTGCTGCATCTCCCGTGTTCGTGACACTGaaactctttcttttccctctcctccctccctggcagcagtgggctgtgctgtggggcCCTGGGGGCCGTGGAGCGGGTGCAGCTCCCCGTGCGGGGTTGGCAGCAGGGCCCGCAGCCGCCAGGTCACTGTGCCGCCCCGGCACGGAGGGGATCCCTGTCCTGACCTCAAGCAGCGCCGCGGCTGCCTGGGGCAGCACCCGGCCTGCGGCACGGCCAAAGGTAACGTGGGCTGCCTGCTGCCCTCCTGCGTGGTCATCCCCGTGTGCTGCCGTCCCGGGGTGTCTTTAATCATCCCCGTGCCCCTCACAGCTGCTCTTCTGCCAGAGGTAGCCAAGATactccccagctccttcagccagGACTTCAGAGATCCCTGGCGAAGAGCTGGGCTGCCACTGCCGGAGGAGCCCTCTGG ctaCTGCGGCTATTTCCGCCTGACACAGGTGGGACCCCCGTGCCGCGGGCGAGCCTGGAGCCGCCGGCTGCACCGGGACAAGCAGGTGTGTGTGGAATGCCGGGGGAATCTGCCTCACCACTGCACTGGACACGGGCTGCAAGGAGCCAG GTCATTTTGGGTGGCCGCTTCTGTGGTGGGGTGCCAGGGCTCGTGGGTGCAGGAGGGCCTGCAGGAGGGCTGTGTCTGCTCCCCACCAGCTCTCATGTTCGTGTAG
- the LOC131585215 gene encoding SCO-spondin-like isoform X1, with translation MPLHWQGSGERGCWGHSALALPPLSRPPCCISRVRDTETLSFPSPPSLAAVGCAVGPWGPWSGCSSPCGVGSRARSRQVTVPPRHGGDPCPDLKQRRGCLGQHPACGTAKGNVGCLLPSCVVIPVCCRPGVSLIIPVPLTAALLPEVAKILPSSFSQDFRDPWRRAGLPLPEEPSGWDPRAAGEPGAAGCTGTSRCVWNAGGICLTTALDTGCKEPGHFGWPLLWWGARARGCRRACRRAVSAPHQLSCSCRIPLGRFAAHPWCQLPLFSIKYFAEEWKNPRYKD, from the exons ATGCCCCTGCACTGGCAGGGGTCAGGGGAGAGGGGCTGCTGGGGTCACTCTGCCCTtgcccttcctcccctctcccgtcCCCCGTGCTGCATCTCCCGTGTTCGTGACACTGaaactctttcttttccctctcctccctccctggcagcagtgggctgtgctgtggggcCCTGGGGGCCGTGGAGCGGGTGCAGCTCCCCGTGCGGGGTTGGCAGCAGGGCCCGCAGCCGCCAGGTCACTGTGCCGCCCCGGCACGGAGGGGATCCCTGTCCTGACCTCAAGCAGCGCCGCGGCTGCCTGGGGCAGCACCCGGCCTGCGGCACGGCCAAAGGTAACGTGGGCTGCCTGCTGCCCTCCTGCGTGGTCATCCCCGTGTGCTGCCGTCCCGGGGTGTCTTTAATCATCCCCGTGCCCCTCACAGCTGCTCTTCTGCCAGAGGTAGCCAAGATactccccagctccttcagccagGACTTCAGAGATCCCTGGCGAAGAGCTGGGCTGCCACTGCCGGAGGAGCCCTCTGG GTGGGACCCCCGTGCCGCGGGCGAGCCTGGAGCCGCCGGCTGCACCGGGACAAGCAGGTGTGTGTGGAATGCCGGGGGAATCTGCCTCACCACTGCACTGGACACGGGCTGCAAGGAGCCAG GTCATTTTGGGTGGCCGCTTCTGTGGTGGGGTGCCAGGGCTCGTGGGTGCAGGAGGGCCTGCAGGAGGGCTGTGTCTGCTCCCCACCAGCTCTCATGTTCGTGTAGGATCCCCCTGGGAAG GTTTGCTGCTCACCCTTGGTGCCAGCTCCCTctattttccattaaatattttgctgaagAATGGAAAAACCCTCGTTATAAAGACTGA
- the LOC131585215 gene encoding SCO-spondin-like isoform X4, which yields MPLHWQGSGERGCWGHSALALPPLSRPPCCISRVRDTETLSFPSPPSLAAVGCAVGPWGPWSGCSSPCGVGSRARSRQVTVPPRHGGDPCPDLKQRRGCLGQHPACGTAKAALLPEVAKILPSSFSQDFRDPWRRAGLPLPEEPSGWDPRAAGEPGAAGCTGTSRCVWNAGGICLTTALDTGCKEPGHFGWPLLWWGARARGCRRACRRAVSAPHQLSCSCRIPLGRFAAHPWCQLPLFSIKYFAEEWKNPRYKD from the exons ATGCCCCTGCACTGGCAGGGGTCAGGGGAGAGGGGCTGCTGGGGTCACTCTGCCCTtgcccttcctcccctctcccgtcCCCCGTGCTGCATCTCCCGTGTTCGTGACACTGaaactctttcttttccctctcctccctccctggcagcagtgggctgtgctgtggggcCCTGGGGGCCGTGGAGCGGGTGCAGCTCCCCGTGCGGGGTTGGCAGCAGGGCCCGCAGCCGCCAGGTCACTGTGCCGCCCCGGCACGGAGGGGATCCCTGTCCTGACCTCAAGCAGCGCCGCGGCTGCCTGGGGCAGCACCCGGCCTGCGGCACGGCCAAAG CTGCTCTTCTGCCAGAGGTAGCCAAGATactccccagctccttcagccagGACTTCAGAGATCCCTGGCGAAGAGCTGGGCTGCCACTGCCGGAGGAGCCCTCTGG GTGGGACCCCCGTGCCGCGGGCGAGCCTGGAGCCGCCGGCTGCACCGGGACAAGCAGGTGTGTGTGGAATGCCGGGGGAATCTGCCTCACCACTGCACTGGACACGGGCTGCAAGGAGCCAG GTCATTTTGGGTGGCCGCTTCTGTGGTGGGGTGCCAGGGCTCGTGGGTGCAGGAGGGCCTGCAGGAGGGCTGTGTCTGCTCCCCACCAGCTCTCATGTTCGTGTAGGATCCCCCTGGGAAG GTTTGCTGCTCACCCTTGGTGCCAGCTCCCTctattttccattaaatattttgctgaagAATGGAAAAACCCTCGTTATAAAGACTGA
- the LOC131585215 gene encoding somatomedin-B and thrombospondin type-1 domain-containing protein-like isoform X6: MPLHWQGSGERGCWGHSALALPPLSRPPCCISRVRDTETLSFPSPPSLAAVGCAVGPWGPWSGCSSPCGVGSRARSRQVTVPPRHGGDPCPDLKQRRGCLGQHPACGTAKAALLPEVAKILPSSFSQDFRDPWRRAGLPLPEEPSGSPLPSYCGYFRLTQVGPPCRGRAWSRRLHRDKQVCVECRGNLPHHCTGHGLQGARSFWVAASVVGCQGSWVQEGLQEGCVCSPPALMFV; this comes from the exons ATGCCCCTGCACTGGCAGGGGTCAGGGGAGAGGGGCTGCTGGGGTCACTCTGCCCTtgcccttcctcccctctcccgtcCCCCGTGCTGCATCTCCCGTGTTCGTGACACTGaaactctttcttttccctctcctccctccctggcagcagtgggctgtgctgtggggcCCTGGGGGCCGTGGAGCGGGTGCAGCTCCCCGTGCGGGGTTGGCAGCAGGGCCCGCAGCCGCCAGGTCACTGTGCCGCCCCGGCACGGAGGGGATCCCTGTCCTGACCTCAAGCAGCGCCGCGGCTGCCTGGGGCAGCACCCGGCCTGCGGCACGGCCAAAG CTGCTCTTCTGCCAGAGGTAGCCAAGATactccccagctccttcagccagGACTTCAGAGATCCCTGGCGAAGAGCTGGGCTGCCACTGCCGGAGGAGCCCTCTGG ctcccccctccccagctaCTGCGGCTATTTCCGCCTGACACAGGTGGGACCCCCGTGCCGCGGGCGAGCCTGGAGCCGCCGGCTGCACCGGGACAAGCAGGTGTGTGTGGAATGCCGGGGGAATCTGCCTCACCACTGCACTGGACACGGGCTGCAAGGAGCCAG GTCATTTTGGGTGGCCGCTTCTGTGGTGGGGTGCCAGGGCTCGTGGGTGCAGGAGGGCCTGCAGGAGGGCTGTGTCTGCTCCCCACCAGCTCTCATGTTCGTGTAG
- the LOC131585215 gene encoding somatomedin-B and thrombospondin type-1 domain-containing protein-like isoform X2, with product MPLHWQGSGERGCWGHSALALPPLSRPPCCISRVRDTETLSFPSPPSLAAVGCAVGPWGPWSGCSSPCGVGSRARSRQVTVPPRHGGDPCPDLKQRRGCLGQHPACGTAKGNVGCLLPSCVVIPVCCRPGVSLIIPVPLTAALLPEVAKILPSSFSQDFRDPWRRAGLPLPEEPSGSPLPSYCGYFRLTQVGPPCRGRAWSRRLHRDKQVCVECRGNLPHHCTGHGLQGARSFWVAASVVGCQGSWVQEGLQEGCVCSPPALMFV from the exons ATGCCCCTGCACTGGCAGGGGTCAGGGGAGAGGGGCTGCTGGGGTCACTCTGCCCTtgcccttcctcccctctcccgtcCCCCGTGCTGCATCTCCCGTGTTCGTGACACTGaaactctttcttttccctctcctccctccctggcagcagtgggctgtgctgtggggcCCTGGGGGCCGTGGAGCGGGTGCAGCTCCCCGTGCGGGGTTGGCAGCAGGGCCCGCAGCCGCCAGGTCACTGTGCCGCCCCGGCACGGAGGGGATCCCTGTCCTGACCTCAAGCAGCGCCGCGGCTGCCTGGGGCAGCACCCGGCCTGCGGCACGGCCAAAGGTAACGTGGGCTGCCTGCTGCCCTCCTGCGTGGTCATCCCCGTGTGCTGCCGTCCCGGGGTGTCTTTAATCATCCCCGTGCCCCTCACAGCTGCTCTTCTGCCAGAGGTAGCCAAGATactccccagctccttcagccagGACTTCAGAGATCCCTGGCGAAGAGCTGGGCTGCCACTGCCGGAGGAGCCCTCTGG ctcccccctccccagctaCTGCGGCTATTTCCGCCTGACACAGGTGGGACCCCCGTGCCGCGGGCGAGCCTGGAGCCGCCGGCTGCACCGGGACAAGCAGGTGTGTGTGGAATGCCGGGGGAATCTGCCTCACCACTGCACTGGACACGGGCTGCAAGGAGCCAG GTCATTTTGGGTGGCCGCTTCTGTGGTGGGGTGCCAGGGCTCGTGGGTGCAGGAGGGCCTGCAGGAGGGCTGTGTCTGCTCCCCACCAGCTCTCATGTTCGTGTAG